In a single window of the Sediminicoccus sp. KRV36 genome:
- a CDS encoding alpha/beta hydrolase translates to MRWLLLLLILTTTAARAADEAAHARFFSARGIPVTLPSTGLAISFTQHYRGAVPHAAFAFAQGADGRAAWSMVSGHDSPEEAERMAMANCTRQLTRIRGEGLGSPCRILAVDGDLRGASGQPQAGAPSIVPERGGIGPFTRSPFHLHRGPRAAEGAVIWAHGYGGAEEDHRGHALPGLVSPLNEAGFDIFRFDRHPGDDSLFVTLPRLVRALPALREAGYRRIILGGQSRGAWQAILAAAERPELVDTVLAAAPAAHGERPEQRPLALEDFRRVLGGLDERRTRLLVMLFDRDEFDPGPEERGQIVANLAQRRTVPTLALWATGPARGHSGVSDWRFTRDYGGCVMTLVQAPPASAPRGLRREGCGGG, encoded by the coding sequence ATGCGCTGGCTGCTCCTTCTCCTGATCCTCACCACCACCGCGGCGCGCGCCGCCGATGAGGCCGCCCATGCGCGCTTCTTCTCGGCGCGGGGCATTCCCGTGACCCTGCCCTCGACCGGCCTCGCCATCTCCTTCACGCAGCACTATCGGGGCGCCGTGCCGCATGCGGCCTTCGCCTTCGCCCAGGGGGCGGATGGGCGGGCCGCCTGGTCCATGGTCTCGGGCCATGACAGCCCCGAGGAGGCCGAGCGGATGGCGATGGCCAATTGCACCCGGCAATTGACGCGCATACGCGGCGAGGGGCTGGGCAGCCCCTGCCGGATCCTGGCGGTGGATGGGGATCTGCGCGGCGCCTCGGGCCAGCCGCAAGCGGGCGCCCCCAGCATCGTGCCCGAACGCGGCGGCATCGGCCCCTTCACCCGCAGCCCCTTCCACCTGCATCGCGGCCCCCGCGCGGCCGAGGGCGCCGTGATCTGGGCGCATGGCTATGGCGGCGCGGAGGAGGATCATCGAGGCCATGCGCTGCCCGGCCTCGTCTCCCCGCTGAACGAGGCCGGGTTCGACATCTTCCGCTTTGACCGGCATCCGGGGGATGACAGCCTTTTTGTGACCCTGCCGCGCCTGGTCCGCGCGCTGCCGGCGCTGCGGGAAGCGGGGTATCGGCGGATCATCCTGGGCGGCCAGTCCCGCGGCGCCTGGCAGGCCATCCTGGCGGCGGCCGAGCGGCCCGAGCTGGTGGATACGGTTCTCGCCGCGGCCCCGGCCGCCCATGGCGAAAGGCCGGAGCAGCGCCCCCTGGCGCTGGAGGATTTCCGCCGCGTCCTGGGCGGGCTGGATGAGCGGCGGACGCGGCTGCTGGTGATGCTGTTCGACCGCGATGAATTCGACCCCGGGCCAGAGGAACGCGGCCAGATCGTCGCGAATCTCGCCCAGCGCCGCACCGTGCCGACGCTGGCCCTCTGGGCGACGGGCCCGGCGCGCGGGCATTCCGGCGTCTCGGACTGGCGCTTCACCCGGGATTATGGCGGCTGCGTGATGACGCTGGTGCAGGCACCGCCGGCCTCGGCCCCGCGCGGCTTGCGACGCGAAGGTTGTGGCGGCGGCTGA
- the lptE gene encoding LPS assembly lipoprotein LptE gives MSSRRSLLGLPLLALAGCGFQPVYAPGGGGALSASGSPAGGNPSLQRAMASVRVGPIGERYGQVMRRNLQRGLEGLEPGVQARYLLDVNIANTAEVLGYRTDGLITRIRVIATANWVLTTIGNPPEAVDRGSARTLDAVNLPDLQFFAADASLEDMNRRLVTELSDRVVQGVAVALRRRMAAAPAA, from the coding sequence TTGTCATCTAGACGCAGCCTTCTCGGCTTGCCCTTGCTGGCCCTGGCCGGCTGCGGCTTCCAGCCGGTCTATGCGCCGGGTGGCGGCGGCGCCCTCTCGGCCTCGGGAAGCCCGGCTGGCGGCAACCCCTCCCTGCAACGCGCCATGGCTTCGGTCCGGGTCGGGCCGATCGGCGAGCGTTACGGGCAGGTGATGCGGCGCAATCTGCAGCGTGGGCTGGAAGGCCTGGAGCCCGGGGTGCAGGCCCGCTACCTGCTCGATGTGAATATCGCCAATACGGCGGAAGTGCTGGGCTACCGCACGGATGGCCTGATCACACGGATCCGCGTCATCGCCACCGCCAACTGGGTGCTGACCACCATCGGCAACCCGCCCGAGGCCGTGGATCGCGGCAGCGCGCGCACGCTGGATGCGGTCAACCTGCCGGATCTGCAGTTCTTTGCCGCCGATGCCTCGCTGGAGGACATGAATCGCCGCCTGGTCACCGAATTGAGCGACCGGGTGGTGCAGGGGGTGGCGGTGGCCTTGCGGCGCCGGATGGCGGCGGCACCGGCGGCCTGA
- the holA gene encoding DNA polymerase III subunit delta translates to MVAKLEPRRLAGFLAEPPADCRVVLLIGDDAGLVNERAAQLVRAVAGTDSMCITEPPREAARDPGSLAGEAAAVPLMGGRMAIRLRDARDAWAEPVKMALAGRGPGLVIIEGAGLTGKSKLRALVAADPRGQIIECYAERGRDLAASITRILGELGAAAEPAALDWLAERAGEDRLAMRRALEVLALHAGPGERISVEDAMGVLGEGSMLDLDEALMAASLGEVAVADRAIGKAFGEGANPVQVLRAALRHTQRLHLARLAMEAGSSAEEAISALRPPVFWKAKPAMTRALGRWSIARLEALGAALLRAERQAKTTGLPDETVARQVVLGLARSAAR, encoded by the coding sequence ATGGTCGCCAAGCTTGAGCCGCGGCGGCTGGCGGGCTTCCTGGCGGAGCCGCCCGCCGATTGCCGCGTGGTGCTGCTGATCGGCGATGATGCGGGCCTGGTGAATGAACGCGCGGCGCAACTGGTCCGCGCCGTCGCGGGCACGGATTCCATGTGCATCACCGAGCCCCCGCGTGAGGCCGCGCGCGATCCTGGCTCCCTGGCGGGGGAAGCGGCTGCGGTGCCGCTCATGGGTGGGCGCATGGCCATTCGCCTGCGTGACGCGCGCGATGCCTGGGCGGAACCGGTGAAGATGGCCCTGGCCGGGCGCGGCCCCGGCCTCGTCATCATCGAGGGCGCCGGGCTGACCGGCAAATCCAAGCTGAGGGCGCTGGTGGCGGCGGACCCGCGCGGCCAGATCATCGAATGCTATGCCGAGCGCGGGCGTGACCTCGCGGCCTCCATCACCCGCATCCTGGGCGAGCTGGGGGCCGCCGCCGAACCCGCGGCCCTGGATTGGCTGGCCGAGCGCGCCGGCGAGGACCGGCTGGCCATGCGCCGGGCCCTGGAAGTCCTGGCCCTGCATGCCGGGCCCGGCGAGCGCATCTCCGTCGAGGATGCGATGGGGGTGCTGGGTGAGGGCAGCATGCTGGACCTGGACGAGGCGCTGATGGCGGCCTCGCTCGGCGAGGTGGCGGTGGCGGACCGGGCCATCGGCAAGGCCTTTGGCGAGGGGGCGAATCCGGTGCAGGTGCTGCGCGCCGCATTGCGCCACACCCAGCGGCTGCATCTGGCGCGGCTGGCGATGGAGGCCGGCAGCTCGGCCGAGGAGGCGATCAGCGCGCTGCGCCCGCCCGTCTTCTGGAAGGCGAAGCCCGCCATGACGCGCGCGCTGGGCCGCTGGTCCATCGCGCGGCTGGAAGCCCTCGGCGCGGCCCTGCTTCGCGCCGAACGCCAGGCCAAGACGACCGGGCTGCCGGATGAGACGGTGGCGCGGCAGGTGGTGCTGGGCCTCGCGCGGAGCGCGGCAAGATAA
- the leuS gene encoding leucine--tRNA ligase: protein MPDTPQPLHQDARYDFAAAEPRWQEAWNAARCFSVPDVPPAGSRKYYVLEMFPYPSGKIHMGHVRNYTLGDVVARYKRAQGHLVMHPMGWDAFGLPAENAARERGTHPGEWTRANIANMRAELKRMGLSLEWEREFATCDPEYYGQQQKLFLDCLEAGLVERKESWVNWDPVDGTVLANEQVIDGKGWRSGAPVEKKKLSQWFFAITKFAPDLLEALGTLDRWPERVRLMQANWIGRSEGARVRFQLATPVDGTAEVEVFTTRPDTLFGMSFLAVAAEHPLAAAAAARSAEAAAFIAECRAMGTSEVAIEQGEKKGFDTGFTVKHPFTGQEYPVWIANFVLMEYGTGAIFGCPAHDQRDLDFARKYGLSVTPVVLPNGADSETFSVGDEAFTDDGISFNSDFLNGLDVPSAKRGAIARIEELGQGQGVTNWRLRDWGVSRQRYWGCPIPVIHCDDCGVVPVPADQLPVVLPEDVDFSRPGNPLDHHPTWRHVNCPGCGKPARRETDTFDTFVDSSWYFARFCSPRAADPVTPAAVDAWLPVDQYIGGIEHAILHLLYSRFFTRAMKATGHVKLDEPFAGLFTQGMVTHESYKGADGRWLYPEEVEKRADGTAIVKGSDEPVTVGRIESMSKSKRNTVDPGAIIDRYGADTARWFILSDNPPERDMEWSESGVAGASRFIGRIWRLALNLVEANQPDEATGKKLRQATHRAIASVTEALEAFTFNVAVARIHELANAIADSPAAPLAARREAMEALVRLASPMMPHLAEEVWALLHPGRGLVAQLPWLEPDPALLRAETVTLAVQVLGKLRGTIEVPVDAPDEVVFALAEAEPNVARALDGKPVRKRIHVKGRVVNLVI, encoded by the coding sequence ATGCCCGACACGCCCCAGCCGCTCCATCAGGATGCCCGTTACGATTTCGCCGCCGCCGAGCCGCGCTGGCAAGAGGCGTGGAATGCCGCCCGCTGCTTCTCGGTGCCGGATGTGCCGCCGGCGGGCTCGCGCAAATACTACGTGCTGGAGATGTTTCCCTACCCCTCCGGCAAGATCCATATGGGCCATGTGCGCAACTACACGCTGGGCGATGTGGTGGCGCGCTACAAGCGCGCGCAGGGCCACCTGGTGATGCACCCGATGGGCTGGGACGCCTTCGGCCTGCCGGCCGAAAACGCGGCGCGCGAGCGTGGCACGCATCCGGGCGAGTGGACCCGCGCCAATATCGCCAATATGCGCGCCGAGCTGAAGCGCATGGGCCTCTCCCTCGAATGGGAGCGGGAATTCGCCACCTGCGACCCGGAATATTATGGCCAGCAGCAGAAGCTCTTCCTCGATTGCCTCGAAGCGGGCCTGGTCGAGCGCAAGGAGAGCTGGGTCAACTGGGACCCGGTGGATGGCACCGTGCTGGCCAATGAGCAGGTGATTGACGGCAAGGGCTGGCGCTCGGGCGCGCCGGTCGAGAAGAAGAAGCTCAGCCAGTGGTTCTTCGCCATCACGAAATTCGCGCCGGATCTGCTGGAGGCGCTGGGCACGCTGGACCGCTGGCCCGAGCGCGTGCGCCTGATGCAGGCGAATTGGATCGGCCGCAGCGAAGGCGCGCGCGTGCGCTTCCAGCTGGCGACACCGGTGGATGGGACCGCTGAGGTCGAGGTCTTCACCACCCGGCCCGACACACTCTTCGGCATGAGCTTCCTGGCCGTGGCGGCCGAGCACCCGCTGGCGGCCGCCGCCGCCGCGCGCTCGGCCGAGGCCGCCGCCTTCATCGCCGAATGCCGCGCCATGGGCACCAGCGAAGTGGCGATCGAGCAGGGTGAGAAGAAGGGCTTCGACACCGGCTTCACCGTGAAGCACCCCTTCACCGGCCAGGAATACCCGGTCTGGATCGCCAATTTCGTCCTGATGGAATACGGCACGGGCGCCATTTTCGGCTGCCCCGCGCACGACCAGCGCGACCTGGATTTCGCGAGGAAATACGGGCTGTCCGTGACGCCGGTCGTGCTCCCCAACGGGGCCGATTCAGAGACCTTCAGCGTGGGCGATGAGGCCTTCACGGATGATGGCATCAGCTTCAATTCGGACTTCCTGAACGGGCTGGACGTGCCCAGCGCCAAGCGCGGCGCCATCGCCCGCATCGAGGAATTGGGCCAGGGCCAGGGCGTCACCAATTGGCGGCTGCGCGACTGGGGCGTCTCCCGCCAGCGCTATTGGGGCTGCCCCATCCCGGTCATCCATTGCGATGATTGCGGCGTGGTGCCGGTGCCCGCCGATCAGCTTCCCGTGGTGCTGCCCGAGGATGTGGATTTCTCCCGCCCCGGCAATCCGCTGGACCACCACCCCACCTGGCGGCACGTGAATTGCCCCGGCTGCGGCAAGCCGGCCCGGCGCGAGACGGACACCTTCGACACCTTCGTGGACAGTTCCTGGTATTTCGCCCGCTTCTGCTCGCCCCGCGCGGCCGATCCGGTGACGCCGGCCGCCGTGGATGCCTGGCTGCCGGTGGACCAGTATATCGGCGGGATCGAGCATGCGATCCTGCACCTGCTCTACAGCCGCTTCTTCACCCGCGCGATGAAGGCGACTGGCCATGTGAAGCTGGACGAGCCCTTCGCCGGCCTGTTCACCCAAGGCATGGTCACGCATGAGAGCTACAAGGGCGCCGATGGCCGCTGGCTCTACCCCGAGGAGGTCGAGAAGCGGGCCGACGGCACCGCCATCGTGAAGGGCAGCGATGAGCCCGTGACGGTCGGCCGCATCGAGAGCATGTCCAAATCCAAGCGCAACACCGTGGACCCGGGCGCCATCATTGACCGCTACGGCGCCGACACCGCCCGCTGGTTCATCCTGAGCGACAACCCACCCGAGCGCGACATGGAGTGGTCGGAATCGGGTGTGGCGGGTGCTAGCCGCTTCATCGGCCGCATCTGGCGCCTCGCGCTGAACCTGGTGGAAGCGAATCAGCCGGATGAGGCCACGGGCAAGAAGCTGCGGCAGGCGACGCACCGCGCCATTGCCAGCGTGACCGAGGCGCTGGAGGCCTTCACCTTCAACGTCGCCGTCGCGCGCATCCATGAGCTGGCCAATGCCATCGCCGACAGCCCCGCGGCGCCACTGGCCGCGCGGCGCGAGGCGATGGAGGCCCTGGTGCGCCTCGCTTCGCCCATGATGCCGCATCTGGCGGAGGAGGTCTGGGCGCTGCTTCATCCCGGGCGGGGCCTGGTGGCGCAACTGCCCTGGCTGGAACCCGACCCGGCGCTGCTGCGGGCGGAGACCGTGACCCTCGCCGTGCAGGTGCTCGGCAAGCTGCGCGGCACCATCGAGGTGCCCGTGGACGCGCCCGATGAGGTGGTCTTCGCATTGGCCGAGGCTGAGCCCAATGTGGCCCGCGCGCTGGACGGCAAACCCGTCCGCAAGCGCATCCATGTGAAAGGCCGGGTGGTCAATCTTGTCATCTAG